The stretch of DNA CGGACAACCCGTCGCTACTCACGACGACCACGGGCGGTCGTGTGCGATTTGCAAAACCGGCAGACGCGACCGACCTGCCAGGAGCCTCGGACGTGGTCATCGTAGACGAAGCCGCCGCGCTCCCCGTGCGCGTCCTCGAACGGTTCCTTGCCGCCTCTCGCGTGGCATTCACCACGACCGTCCACGGCTACGAAGGCGCAGGTCGCGGGTTCTCGGTCAGGTTCCGTGACCGACTCGACGACTCTGCCCACGACGTGACCGACGTGCGCCTTGACGAACCCATCCGGTACGCGCCGGGCGACCCGGTCGAAATCTGGGCATTTCGCACCCTGTTGCTCGACGCACGCCCGGCGGTCGAACCGCTCGTCGAACACGCGACCCCAGAGACGGTCGCCTATGAAGCCTACACAGGCGACGAACTAGGAAAAAACGAACACCTTCTGCGTGAAGTGTTCGGCCTGCTCGTCTTCGCCCACTACCGAACCGAACCCGACGACCTCGCGCGCCTCCTCGACGCGCCAAACCTCACCCTCCGGGTGTTGACCCACGAGGGGCACGTCGCCTGCGTCGCCCTGCTTGCCCGCGAGGGGAAGCTACCCAAAACCCTCCGCGCCGAGATGTACGACGGCGGCAGAGTGCGTGGAAACATGCTTCCCGACGTGCTCACAAGTCAGGTGCGTGACGAAGACGCAGGAATCACTGCTGGCCTGCGTGTGATGCGGATTGCGACCCACCCAGCCGTTCGCTCGCGGGGGCTTGGCTCACACTTGCTCACGGCGATTCAAACCGAGTTCGAAGCCGACTTCGACTGGCTCGGCGTCGGCTACGGCGCGACGCCCGACCTCATCGACTTCTGGCACGAAAACGGCTATCACACCGTGTACCTCTCGACCGGGCGCAACGACGCGAGCGGCGAGCACTCTGCGGTAATGGTCTGTCCCCTTTCTGCGGCCGGCCACGACCTCCACGACCGACACGTCCGATGGTTCGTAGAGCGCACCAGAGACATGCTGTCTGATGTACTCTCAGAACTCGACCCGAACGTGGTTCGGGCGGCGATTCGTGCGACGGAGGCGGACATCGACCTCACCCTCTCAGACCGCGAGTGGCGACTGCTCGCGGGCGCGGCCTTCGGCCCCGGTATATCGGAAGTCGCACCCGCCGCAGTGCGGAAACTGGCGATGAAACACCTCACAGACCCGGCTGATGTCTCGCTGCTCACCGCCCGCCAAGAACGGCTACTCGTTCGCAAGGTGTTGCAAGCGACCCACTGGCGAACCGTGACCGAGGAGTTCGGCTTTCACTCTCCCGCCCACGCGATGCGTGAGTTGAGCGCGACGCTCCGCCCGCTCGTCTCCGTCTACGGGTCACCAGCCGCGCAACTCGAACGGCGGCGATTCGAATGATTGACACCGTCATCCTCCTCGCCTTTGGGTTGCTCATCCTCGGCGTCGTCGGGAGCGCCGTCCCCCTCCTTCCCGGCGCGCCAACCTCGCTTGCAGGCGTCTATCTCTACTGGTGGCACTCGGGCTACGCAGAACCCGGCGTGCTCGCGCTCATCGGGTTGACCGTCCTTGGCCTCACCGCGATGACCTTCGACTACCTCGGTGGAGCGGTGGCCGCCAAAGCGAGTGGTGCGTCGTGGGAAGTCTCCGCGCTCGCCGGTCTCGTTGGCTTCGCGCTCCTGTTCGTCCTCGGCCCGCTCGGGATTTTTCTGGGGGTCGCGGGAACGGTGTTCGCCTTCGAGTACCGCAAACACGAAGACGTAGACCAGAGCGTGCGGGCGGCGGTGTACACGACCATCGGCATCCTCGCCTCTGCGGTGATGCAGGTGCTGCTCACCGCGTCGATGCTCGTCGCGTTCATTCTCGTTATCTGACGCGCGGAAGGATTGTTACCATGGCCCACTAATGCCCGGCATGCGACACTGTGACGAGTCCGGCTGCCACGAGCGCGCGGCCGTCCGCCTCCACATCCCGTGGGCCGATAGAAAAGACGTCTGTACGGCACACGCCCGAGCGATGGTGCAACACGACGGCATCGTCGCAGAACCGCTTCCGGGCGCGGAGAAACACTGGGTGTAGCTCAGTTCAGGGGTGCGTGTAGTAGACGACCGAGTCGTCGTCACCGTGGGAATCGACGCGGACGAAGCCAATGCGCTCGAACTGAATCACGTCGTCTACGTCCGTTGCTGTGAAGTCGGGTTCTGCGTGGCCGGACACGTCGCCGTCCATCGTCCGCATCGTGACGGGCACGTTCGTATCAGCAGAGACCCAGTGGATGACGTCAACGCCCTCTTCGCGCACCGCAGAGAGGTCGTTGCCGAGATATTCGAGCGCGTCGCGAGTGTGCTGGAACAGGCCAAGACCCTTGAGCCAGACGCGCTCGCCGTTCGCGGGCACGTCGTCGGCTTCGATGAGAACTGCGCCGTTGACCGGGATGTCGCGTTTCCCACGGTCTTCGTGGTCGGGGTGGAGCGGCGGATGGCCGACTTCGGGCGCGCCGACGACAGGGAGCTCCTGTCCGTCGCGGACGAGGAAGTAGCGGTTCGCCGCGTCGTCTACGAGCGCGCGGTTGTTCGCGTAAATCGAACTCATGGCGAGGTCGACGTTGCTCGTAGAGGTGCCGAGTTGAATCATCGCGTCGGTGATTGCTTCCCCACGAATACCACGACGGCGGACGCTTTTCAGGGTCGGCGCGCGCGGGTCATCCCAGCCGTCGAGTTCGCCATCCGCGATGAGTTGCTTGATAGTTGAGGTGGACATCTTCACGTCGTATTCGTCAATCTGGACGTGCCCCCAGTGGATGACCTCGGGGTACTCCCAGCCGAAGTAGTCGTAGACGAACTGCTGGCGCTTTGCGGAGTCCTGTAAGTCGATGCCACGGATGATGTGCGTGACGCCCGTGAGGTGGTCGTCGATGCCGGATTGGAAGTCGAGCATCGGCCAGCAGCGATAGTCTGCGGCTTCCTCGCGTGGGTGAGGTGTGTCAACCATGCGGAACGCAACGAAGTCGCGCAGCGCGGGGTTCTTGTGTTCGATGTCCGTCTTCACGCGGAGCACCATCTCGCCGGCGCTGAACTCGCCTTCGACCATCTGCTCGAACTCTTCTTCGGTGGTCGCTACGTCCTTGTCGCGATGTGGACACGGCTTGCCCGCGTTCTTGAGCTCGGAGAACGCCTCGCCCGAACACGAGCAGGTGTAGGCCCCGCCCATCTCGATGAGGTCGCGAGCGTGGTCGTAGTAGATAGGCACCCGGTCTGAGGCGCGCATCACGTCGTCCGGCTCGAAGCCGAGGTATTCAATGTCCTCCAAAATTGCGTCGTAGGCGTCCATGTCCGGGCGCTTCGTCTCGGGGTCGGTGTCGTCGAATCGGCAGACAAACCAGCCGTCGTACAGCTCTTTGTACGTCCCGATGACCGCGGGCATGCGAGCGTGGCCGAGGTGCCACGGCCCGTTCGGATTCGGCGCGGTGCGCATTCGAATCTCGTCGTAGTCCTCGGCGTTCGGCAGGTCGGGAAGCACCCGGTCGTCGGCTTCCTCTTCTGCATCAAGGTCTTCGAGCCACTCGGGGGCGAGGACGGCGAGGCGCTCGCGTTTCTCTTCCGTCGAGGCGCTGTTCACTTTCGCTACGATTGGGCCGATGATGCCCGGTATGTCGCCACCGTGCGGGCGAAACTCGGGGTTCTCACCCATGAGCGGCCCCATGATGGCACCCACGTCGGCGTCGCTCTCGTGTTTGACGGCGTTGATGAGCGCGTGTTTCTCGGCCTCCTCTTCGATTTGCTCGCGGAGATCCTTGTCCATTGGGTGAGCGTTCGCTGTGGCGCGTCAAAACTACGTTGAAACCGCGCCGAAAAATCGGGGCGCGATTCAGTAGCCGCGGTCGATGAGGTAGTCCGCGATGTCGAGCAACAGGTCGTGGGCTTCGTTGTCCGGAAGCACGTCGAGGCGGGCTTTCCCGTCTGCGACGAGTCGCTCTGCCGTTTCGCGGGCGTAGTCGATAGAGCCGGACGCTTCGAGTTTCTCGACGGCGTCGTCGATTTCCGCCTCTGAGACGCCCTCGACCGAGTCCGTGGTGACGAGCGAATCGACGTCCACGCCCTGTTGACGGGCGTGGAGCGTGATGATCGTCTGCTTGTTCTCAACGAGGTCGCTGCCGCGTTGCTTGCCGAGTTTCTCACTTGGAACGGTGAGGTCGAGCAAGTCGTCTTGAATCTGGAAGGCGCGGCCAACGTCGAGTCCGTAGCCGTAGAGCGCTTCGACGGTCTCGTCGTCTGCGCCGAGCAGGATAGCCGGGATGGCCGTTGCGGCGGCGTATAGCACTGCCGTCTTCTGCTCTGCCATCTCCAGATACTCCTCGGGGAGCACGTCCGTCCGCGTCTCGAAGGCCACGTCGAGCGCTTGGCCCTCGCAGATTTTCGTACAGGTCGTCGCGAGCATCGAGAGCGCGCGCACAGACCGGTCTGCGGGCGCGCCGGTCTCGAGCATGAACTCGAACGCCTTCGAGTAGAGCGTGTCGCCCGCGAGAATTGCGGTCTCTAAGTCGTAGGCGCGGTGGACCGCGGGGGCACCCCGGCGCAGGTCGTCGTCGTCCATGATGTCGTCGTGA from Haladaptatus sp. ZSTT2 encodes:
- the tmcA gene encoding tRNA(Met) cytidine acetyltransferase TmcA, with amino-acid sequence MEQLVTALRAEASRANERRLLVLTGERDATVTAADRALSEANISRDETTFLSHHDDLACERVAPKRAGSLLGTTRTAVVVDAHDAFRPNALGRSVGAVSGGGLVLLLTPPLDEWPDRRDSFDDGLAVPPFSRDEVTGNFRTRTVELLRTHPGVAIYDAATDTVEKDGLTDPLPARHRNAPAPPNVHAFPTEAYTRCLTDDQATALRAFERLTEPDTALVVEADRGRGKSSAAGLAAGSLAHAGEDVLVTARGYESAAEVFTRAHELLDTLGSLETVNHPDNPSLLTTTTGGRVRFAKPADATDLPGASDVVIVDEAAALPVRVLERFLAASRVAFTTTVHGYEGAGRGFSVRFRDRLDDSAHDVTDVRLDEPIRYAPGDPVEIWAFRTLLLDARPAVEPLVEHATPETVAYEAYTGDELGKNEHLLREVFGLLVFAHYRTEPDDLARLLDAPNLTLRVLTHEGHVACVALLAREGKLPKTLRAEMYDGGRVRGNMLPDVLTSQVRDEDAGITAGLRVMRIATHPAVRSRGLGSHLLTAIQTEFEADFDWLGVGYGATPDLIDFWHENGYHTVYLSTGRNDASGEHSAVMVCPLSAAGHDLHDRHVRWFVERTRDMLSDVLSELDPNVVRAAIRATEADIDLTLSDREWRLLAGAAFGPGISEVAPAAVRKLAMKHLTDPADVSLLTARQERLLVRKVLQATHWRTVTEEFGFHSPAHAMRELSATLRPLVSVYGSPAAQLERRRFE
- a CDS encoding DUF456 domain-containing protein: MDTVILLAFGLLILGVVGSAVPLLPGAPTSLAGVYLYWWHSGYAEPGVLALIGLTVLGLTAMTFDYLGGAVAAKASGASWEVSALAGLVGFALLFVLGPLGIFLGVAGTVFAFEYRKHEDVDQSVRAAVYTTIGILASAVMQVLLTASMLVAFILVI
- a CDS encoding glutamate--tRNA ligase, encoding MDKDLREQIEEEAEKHALINAVKHESDADVGAIMGPLMGENPEFRPHGGDIPGIIGPIVAKVNSASTEEKRERLAVLAPEWLEDLDAEEEADDRVLPDLPNAEDYDEIRMRTAPNPNGPWHLGHARMPAVIGTYKELYDGWFVCRFDDTDPETKRPDMDAYDAILEDIEYLGFEPDDVMRASDRVPIYYDHARDLIEMGGAYTCSCSGEAFSELKNAGKPCPHRDKDVATTEEEFEQMVEGEFSAGEMVLRVKTDIEHKNPALRDFVAFRMVDTPHPREEAADYRCWPMLDFQSGIDDHLTGVTHIIRGIDLQDSAKRQQFVYDYFGWEYPEVIHWGHVQIDEYDVKMSTSTIKQLIADGELDGWDDPRAPTLKSVRRRGIRGEAITDAMIQLGTSTSNVDLAMSSIYANNRALVDDAANRYFLVRDGQELPVVGAPEVGHPPLHPDHEDRGKRDIPVNGAVLIEADDVPANGERVWLKGLGLFQHTRDALEYLGNDLSAVREEGVDVIHWVSADTNVPVTMRTMDGDVSGHAEPDFTATDVDDVIQFERIGFVRVDSHGDDDSVVYYTHP
- the idsA3 gene encoding geranylfarnesyl diphosphate synthase — its product is MDMRNMAVTDALAARRDLVNDAIGEDLPVTSPERLYKASRHLLDAGGKRLRPAMLLLVGEALVDVSPEQTDYREFPTLNGVTIDLMAAAVSIEVIQSFTLIHDDIMDDDDLRRGAPAVHRAYDLETAILAGDTLYSKAFEFMLETGAPADRSVRALSMLATTCTKICEGQALDVAFETRTDVLPEEYLEMAEQKTAVLYAAATAIPAILLGADDETVEALYGYGLDVGRAFQIQDDLLDLTVPSEKLGKQRGSDLVENKQTIITLHARQQGVDVDSLVTTDSVEGVSEAEIDDAVEKLEASGSIDYARETAERLVADGKARLDVLPDNEAHDLLLDIADYLIDRGY